Sequence from the Nocardia brasiliensis genome:
CATCTCCGAGAGCAGGTGGCTCGAGACCAGGACGGTGCGGCCCTCGGCGGCCAGGCGCTGCATGAACCGGCGGATCCACAGGATGCCCTCCGGGTCGAGGCCGTTGACCGGCTCGTCGAACAGCAGCACCTGCGGGTCGCCGAGCAGCGCGCCGGCCAGGCCGAGTCGCTGCGACATGCCAAGGGAGAAGCCGCCCGCGGTCTTGCCCGCCACCTCGGACAGGCCGACCAGCCGCAGCACCTCCTCCACCCGCGACTTCGGGATGTCGTTGGAGGCGGCCATCCACTCGAGGTGGGCGCGCGCCGAACGGTTCGGATGCACCCACTTGGCGTCGAGCAGCGCACCGACGGTGCGCAGCGGATGGTCCAGTTCCCGGTACGGCTTGCCAAGGATGTGCGCGGTCCCCGCGGTCGGCTTGTCCAGCCCCAGGATCATCCGCATCGTCGTCGACTTACCGGCACCGTTCGGGCCCAGGAACCCCGTCACCTGTCCGGGTCGAACGGTGAAGGAGAGATCCTGAACCGCGACGGTCTGCCCGTAATGCTTGGTCAGCCCTCTCAGCTCGATCATGACGACCAGCATTCCCGAAAATCCGGCGGCGTGCGTCACCAGAAGGTGTCGATTTCGATCATCCTCGAGGATGATCGAGACCCTGACGAGGTGATACCCGCACCCCGAGGAACCCCCGAAGATCGACTACGCGGGGTCGTCCTCGCGGGATAGGCCCTGGTCAGAGTGCGGGTGAGGACGCCTGCGCCCAGAACCGCTTCGGGATCCGGCCCGCCTGCCTGGCCAGGTAGCCCGCCCGCACCGCGGCCGCCATCGCCTCGGCCATCAACTCCGGTTGACGAGCCCTGGTCACCGCGGTGGCCAGCAGCACGGCCGAGCAGCCAAGCTCCATCGCCAGGGCGGCATCGCTGGCGGTGCCGATGCCCGCGTCCAGGATGACCGGCACCTTCGCCTCGGCGACGATCATCTCGATGTTGTGCGGATTGCCGATGCCGAGGCCGGTACCGATCGGCGCGCCGAGCGGCATCACCGCGACGCAGCCGGCGTCTTCCAGCCTGCGCGCCAGGATCGGATCGTCGGTGGTGTAGGGCAGCACGGTGAAGCCGTCGTCGACCAATTGCTCGGCGGCGGTGAGCAATTCGACCGGATCGGGCAGCAGGGTGCGCTCGTCGGCGACCACCTCCAGCTTCACCCAGTCGGTATCGAGCGCCTCGCGGGCCAGTTGCGCGGTGAGCACCGCCTCGGCCGCGGTACGGCAGCCCGCGGTGTTGGGCAGCGGCTGAATGTCCAAGCGCTTCAACAGATCCAGCACACCGGTGCCACCCGCGGCATCCACCCGGCGCATCGCGACGGTGGTCAGCTCGGTGCCGGAGGCGATCAGCGCCTCCTCCAGCACCGCGAGGTTGTCCGCCCCGCCGGTGCCCATGATGAGGCGGGAACCGAACTCGCGGTCCGCGATGCGCAGCGGTGCGTTCGCCTCAGCCACCCTGGACCGCCGTGAGCACCTCGATCTGCCAGCCACGCCCGACCGGCTCGTCCCAGCGGGACTTGGGGAACACCGCGCCGTCGACCGCCAACGCGATGCCCTGACACGGCAACTCGAGGCGGGTGAGCAGCTCACGCACGGTGATGGTGTCGGCGAACTCGTGATCGGTACCGTTCACGGTGACGCCGATGGGGACGGATGTCGAAGTCATCGAACTCCTCCTGCGGATGACAAGGACGGCGGGTGAGCCGTCGAAAAGCGTTGCGGGTCGGCGTGTTCCGCCTCGGGCAACGAGGTTCCGGCAAGCTGGGCGAGTACCGCGTCCACGCTGAGCGGCATGGTCAGCATGCCGTTGCGGCCGTGGCCCGCGGCCGCGACGATCCGGTCGGTCAGCCTGCCGAGCAGCGGCAGGTTGTCCGGGGTGCCGGGACGCGCGCCCGCGTTGGCCTCGGCCAGCTCGTATTCGCCGATGCTCGGGAAGATCGCCTCGGCATCGGCGATCAGGTCCCTGACCCCGGCGACGGTCACCGCGGTGTCGAAGCCCGCCTCGTACTGGGTCGCGCCGACCACGATGCCGTCGGCACGCGGGACCAGATACAGCGCGCGGCCGTGCACCCTGGCCCGGATCACCCGCCGCGGCGCGGGCGCGACACCGGGCCGCTGCCGCAGCCGCAGGATCTCGCCCTTGACCGGACGGACCGGCAGCTCGGGCCACAACCGGGCCGACGCGGCGCCCGCGGCGAGCACGATCTGATCATGATCGAGGGCGTCGAGCGACTCGACCGCCTCGGCGCGGATGCGCACCCCGGCCGTCTCGGCCGCGCGGCGCAAACCGGCCACCAGGCGCCGGTTGTCGATCGCAGGCTCGGCGGGCGCGTGCAGGCCCGCGCGCACCGTGCGCGCCAGGGACGGCTCCAGCTCGCGCACGCCCGCGCGGTCGAGCAGCCGCAGATCGTGGCCGCGGCCACCGACCCACTCGGCGACCGTGCGCAGATCGGCGACATCGGCGACATCGAGCGCGACGGTCAGGGTCGCGTCGGCCACCAGCACATCGACACCGGTGGCAGCCTCCAGCCGGGCGGCGAACTCGGGCCAGCGGGCCAGCGCCGCCGCGCCGAAATCGAGGACCCGATCCTCCCCCGGCCATCCCTCCGACAGCGGGGCGAGCATGCCGCCCGCCACCCAGGAGGCCCCGGAGCCGACGGCGGGATCGAAGAGGGTGACCGACCACCCCGTCTCGGCGGCCCGCCAGGCCACACCGAGCCCGATGACGCCGCCACCGACGACGGCCAGCGTCCGCATCCGTTCCACCTGCCTTTGTATCTGGTCGGCGACGTTCCGCGTGCCGTCCTGGTCGCCCGTGCGCGAGCCCGGGTCGGCCGCCGTTTCCGGCCACCGTGCGACCGGCCGACGGGCCGGGCGCTCGTGCCGCCGTTCGCTTCCCCACGGTAGCGCGGCTACGGTCGAAGGCGTGCAACCGTCCCACCCCAATCGACCCGCATCACCCAGGGAGCGCTTGGCCACCGCTCGGCTCTATCTCTGCACCGACGCCCGCCGAGAAAAGGGCGACCTGGCCAAGTTCGCCGAAGCCGCGCTCGCGGGTGGGGTCGACATCATCCAGCTCCGCGACAAGGGTTCGCCCGGCGAGGCGAAGTTCGGCCCGCTCGAGGCGCGCGCCGAACTCGGTGCGCTCGCCGAACTCAAGGCCGCGGCCCGCAGGCACGGCGCACTGGTCGCGGTGAACGATCGCGCCGACATCGCGCTGGCCGCGGGCGCCGACATCCTGCACCTCGGGCAGGGTGACCTGCCGCCCTGGTACGCCCGCCGCATCCTGGGCCAGGACGTGGTGATCGGCCGCTCAACGCACAACCGCGCGCAGGCCGGTCTCGCCGCGATCGACGAGCACATCGACTACTTCTGCACCGGCCCGGTGTACGCCACCCCGACCAAGCCCGGCCGCCAGGCCGCAGGCCTGGACCTGGTGCGTTCCACCGCCGACGCGCACCCGACCCGGCCGTGGTTCGCGATCGGCGGCATCGACGCGCACCGCCTGCCCGAGGTGCTCGACGCGGGCGCGACCAGGATCGTGGTGGTCCGCGCGATCACCGACGCCGACGATCCGCAATCGGCGGCACACGCACTGAAGACCGCGCTGCTCGCCAACGCCTGACCGCTCGAACAGCTTGTGCAGGTGGCAGTCCCGACGCTCGGCACCCTCAGGAGAGCACTTGGCCTCTGGTGAGCGAGAGCACGGTGCCCGACGCCGCGTCGCCGGTGGCGGTGTCGCTGATCCGTGCGTAGCCACCGGGGCCGTCCGGATCGGTGTGCAGCCAGAAGAAGCCGCGGGCGGCCAGGTCGACAGTGCGCGGCAGCGCCGCCGCGACGGCACCGTCGGCTTCGTGTTCGTCGAGGCAGACCCGGGCGGGCGCGGCGCGCAGGCCCGGCCATGCGGCGGCGAA
This genomic interval carries:
- a CDS encoding ABC transporter ATP-binding protein — protein: MIELRGLTKHYGQTVAVQDLSFTVRPGQVTGFLGPNGAGKSTTMRMILGLDKPTAGTAHILGKPYRELDHPLRTVGALLDAKWVHPNRSARAHLEWMAASNDIPKSRVEEVLRLVGLSEVAGKTAGGFSLGMSQRLGLAGALLGDPQVLLFDEPVNGLDPEGILWIRRFMQRLAAEGRTVLVSSHLLSEMAQTAEHLVVIGRGQLISDTTTQEFIERASEQSVRVRSPQLDQLRSLLTSNGMTVREDGSGQDGPALVVAGVASDAVGKLAGAHDITLFELAPQRASLEEAFMRMTGGAVQYHGEGFDQVMGGAL
- a CDS encoding thiazole synthase, translating into MAEANAPLRIADREFGSRLIMGTGGADNLAVLEEALIASGTELTTVAMRRVDAAGGTGVLDLLKRLDIQPLPNTAGCRTAAEAVLTAQLAREALDTDWVKLEVVADERTLLPDPVELLTAAEQLVDDGFTVLPYTTDDPILARRLEDAGCVAVMPLGAPIGTGLGIGNPHNIEMIVAEAKVPVILDAGIGTASDAALAMELGCSAVLLATAVTRARQPELMAEAMAAAVRAGYLARQAGRIPKRFWAQASSPAL
- the thiS gene encoding sulfur carrier protein ThiS; this translates as MTSTSVPIGVTVNGTDHEFADTITVRELLTRLELPCQGIALAVDGAVFPKSRWDEPVGRGWQIEVLTAVQGG
- the thiO gene encoding glycine oxidase ThiO — encoded protein: MRTLAVVGGGVIGLGVAWRAAETGWSVTLFDPAVGSGASWVAGGMLAPLSEGWPGEDRVLDFGAAALARWPEFAARLEAATGVDVLVADATLTVALDVADVADLRTVAEWVGGRGHDLRLLDRAGVRELEPSLARTVRAGLHAPAEPAIDNRRLVAGLRRAAETAGVRIRAEAVESLDALDHDQIVLAAGAASARLWPELPVRPVKGEILRLRQRPGVAPAPRRVIRARVHGRALYLVPRADGIVVGATQYEAGFDTAVTVAGVRDLIADAEAIFPSIGEYELAEANAGARPGTPDNLPLLGRLTDRIVAAAGHGRNGMLTMPLSVDAVLAQLAGTSLPEAEHADPQRFSTAHPPSLSSAGGVR
- the thiE gene encoding thiamine phosphate synthase, with protein sequence MQPSHPNRPASPRERLATARLYLCTDARREKGDLAKFAEAALAGGVDIIQLRDKGSPGEAKFGPLEARAELGALAELKAAARRHGALVAVNDRADIALAAGADILHLGQGDLPPWYARRILGQDVVIGRSTHNRAQAGLAAIDEHIDYFCTGPVYATPTKPGRQAAGLDLVRSTADAHPTRPWFAIGGIDAHRLPEVLDAGATRIVVVRAITDADDPQSAAHALKTALLANA